A region from the Lolium perenne isolate Kyuss_39 chromosome 4, Kyuss_2.0, whole genome shotgun sequence genome encodes:
- the LOC127297053 gene encoding uncharacterized protein has product MVGFGSRASMELRLGPRRRSPRMLALVGDGADLISTLPDDLLLLVLARLGCAAAAARTGVLSRRWRGLWARLRRVVFNDVALHSLEAALGCIPPPPPAVSLLQIRFPMPRGRVPKKQLVDTNRVNSLLRAAARLDPEEFFLAFPWDLFQAHGLRLLLDLPCFHRATSIEVELDLCCTIRCVPAGGEFSALERLSLCSCTADLDALLSRCPLLRTLRLTDVRFHDDVMSVNSPLLQELIVVHGRFVDHVNIVAPMLTQLTMFFEIFHTHSISILAPMMEKFSWGCYLYGNQATFGVWILRKLSLNTAEGQGQLSSLHVNACVPTRVQFSAIFG; this is encoded by the coding sequence ATGGTAGGGTTTGGCAGCAGAGCCTCGATGGAGCTCAGGTTGGGGCCTCGCCGGCGTTCCCCCCGGATGCTAGCCCTAGTAGGCGACGGAGCGGATCTCATCAGCACTCTCCCCGACGACCTGCTACTCCTCGTCCTCGCCCGCCTGggatgcgccgccgccgccgcacgcaccGGCGTCCTCTCTCGCCGGTGGCGCGGCCTCTGGGCACGCCTCCGCCGGGTCGTCTTCAACGACGTCGCGCTCCACTCGCTCGAAGCTGCGCTCGGCTGCATCCCTCCTCCCCCGCCCGCGGTTTCCCTCCTCCAAATCCGCTTCCCCATGCCGCGCGGGCGCGTCCCCAAGAAGCAGCTGGTGGACACCAACCGCGTCAACTCGTTGCTCCGCGCCGCCGCGCGGCTCGACCCGGAGGAGTTCTTCTTGGCCTTTCCCTGGGACCTATTCCAAGCCCACggtcttcgcctcctcctcgaccTGCCTTGCTTCCACCGTGCCACCTCCATCGAGGTCGAGCTGGATCTTTGTTGCACTATCCGCTGCGTGCCAGCCGGCGGTGAGTTCTCCGCACTCGAGAGGCTGTCCCTGTGTTCCTGCACCGCCGATCTCGACGCCTTGCTCTCCCGCTGCCCGCTATTGCGGACGCTCCGGCTCACTGACGTTCGGTTCCATGACGATGTCATGAGTGTCAACTCACCACTGCTGCAGGAGCTTATTGTGGTCCATGGGAGATTTGTAGACCATGTCAACATTGTTGCCCCCATGCTAACACAATTGACCATGTTCTTTGAAATCTTCCATACACATAGTATTTCCATCTTGGCACCAATGATGGAGAAGTTCTCGTGGGGATGTTATTTATATGGGAACCAAGCTACGTTTGGTGTTTGGATACTCAGGAAGCTGAGTCTAAATACGGCAGAGGGGCAAGGGCAGCTCTCTTCGCTGCACGTGAATGCCTGTGTTCCCACTCGTGTTCAATTTTCTGCAATCTTTGGGTAA